The Uranotaenia lowii strain MFRU-FL unplaced genomic scaffold, ASM2978415v1 HiC_scaffold_1225, whole genome shotgun sequence nucleotide sequence TTCACCAGCATTCGATTACTTAAACACATTATTGTACCACTGGTACAATGTACCAGGGCATCGTAGAATTTTGCACTGCGTTAGTAAAAAACAGACCACACAGCCAGCCCTTTTTTCTTTGCTCGTCTACCAAACACTGTTTTATAAATCAATATGAATATATCTGCTCTCTAGACTTCACATTTAACTATACTTTACTTCACTTTATCCTTTCCAATGTAAAaagtttcaagtatcttaaaTCCATAGCAGAAAATTTGAAGAAGGTCTAAGAATGTAGAAGGAACGCGCTACCGAAAAAAACACGACTGTATTCGTCCAAGGCCAACCTTGTTTTTTCCCTTCATATGATTTTTGTTcctatttataaattctttaaaagaaatttttcgctgaacatcttattaggcaaaaagttGTTAGCTTGTTCACCTCTTGTATGTGCAaacgtttcaaaataaaaattttttgagagcacaacgatgccaaattttgaaagcatttaATTCCAAAAAGTGGCATAATTTTGCTAAtaaattcgattttgaaaggcttGCTATAAAATTTTCTAGATGAACATTTCTTTCTTGGTAAAAGAATAACTTGCTCTAATAAAACTAACAACACATTTTAAGCCTTCTTTCCTCATAGTGATTCTAGAATGGATACctaatcaaaatttgcaatttcagCAGTATTAAGCAGCATGCAATCACAAATCACAGACTCGAAACGATCAACGAGTCCGATTAAAATTCAATGataattcaaaccattttgaatacattttaaaattggtttgcTCTAATGTAATCTTTTAAAGCCATCAAGGAagataatttttacataaatatttttttgggggGAAATCATAGCAAAAGCGGTGGGAATTTCATCTACTTATTAACCATTTCTCATCGATTCCAGAATGTTCCAAGGCTTAGTTATGTTGCGTTATAGAGTTGATAACATGTAAGATTTTTCACGTTAACTGTAAATGTGCCTtgtaaaaaatggtttttaactgGGCACGAATCTTGAAATGTCTTATAAAGAACCTTATAAAATATCAAAGGGTTATTTTTCTTAGTACTTATATTGTAAATAGCCTACACATAGGCGTTTAGGGTTGGCTGCTATTGGTGGGAAATCGATAGTATAATTTCAGGAGATTTCTCATAGCACCCCAAAAAAAagacatgaaattaaaaaaaaaaatgccatttcgaaaattattttaacaaaaaaaaaagctgagttTAATATTCATATTTACTGAATACCACTGAAAGATTAGATTTTTAAGCACAAGTGACTGGACTGATTTAAgcatgtttgttttgattttgaaccgcttgttgtttttgttgttagtAGCAGTCTTGAAAAGTGGTTTTACAGCGTGCTCCATATATCCTTTATTGAGCGCTTGAGTTATAAGTTTAtcagaatcaaattttatgtattgTTGGGTAAGTAAAAATGACATTAATTTCAAAGGATGTTTGAATGTAGCAATATGTAATTAAAAACTCACTACTTCCGATTGTAGGGTGCCAACAGTCACGGCCAGCTAGGGCTTGGTTTTCGTTCGGAATCATGTGAGAATCCTCAGCAGCTCGATGTCCTGCCGTTTGATCCGCAGCTTATTCGAACGATAGCGGCCGGTGGAGGTCACACGCTAGTTTTGGTGTACCCGAACGCCGTTTATTGCTGCGGGTGGAATAGCCGTGGCCAACTGGGACTGGGCCATACCGAGGATGTCTCGCAGTTTCAGCTGATCGGTGGATTCGATCGATTTGATGCCATAGCCAGCGGTTGGGATGTTTCCGGGGGATTAACGAGCGATGGCCAGCTTTACCTGTGGGGATCCAACGTGTGGCACCAAGTAGCTTCTGAAGGGGTTAAGTATCGAGATAAACCGGAGCGCATCGAATTGCCCGGAGCAAAGAAAGCGACCAAAATATGCTTCGGCTTAAGACATACTGTGATTTTAACGGATGAAGGCACTCTGCTGCTTTTGGGAAAAACCAAATGGATGCAAAAtgtgaaaatgaaagaaatgtcACACGAAGGAATGCAATTTTATGAGTTGCAATGCTCGGAGAAGATTAAAGACGTAGTAAGTGGCGAAAATCATCTGGTCGTAAAATTGGAACGAGGAGCGATTCTCTGTTTAGGGGACAATCGTTTTGGCCAGAGCCCCGTAGGCACGGATTTGAATGTACATAGCCGGCACATCGTAAAGCTAGATTCAGGTTGGTCCCATTCAGGCTATTTGACCGGCGAGGGACGACTTCATCTATGGGGGCGAAACAATTACGGACAGCTGGGCGTGACCGTTGATGTTTTCAACAACAACCAATCTTCTTTGCTGCCATTGGACTTCGAACCAAGTAAGGTGGTAGATTTCTGCCTGGGCTCACAACACGGAATGGCACTGACCGAAAATGGGTTACTGCACACTTGGGGCTGGAACGAGCACGGCAATTGCGGGACTGGAGGTGTGGATAATGTGTAGGTTTTACTTTTGTCACTAGGCCTAAGGGCTGTATGTGTGGAATTTGGGATTTGCAATAAATTTGTTGGGCTCTTTCAGATTGACACCGACTAGTGTTGGAGGCATTAAACCTATTCAAAAGATTGCTGCAGGAGCTGGTTTCTGCTGGGCAGTTCCGCACAACGAATGATCATATCTTTCGTGGTCATAAAACAATGGATGGCCTGTTTATGCAGTTTTGCAGTTTGCATAGTTGAGTTTTATTGCCGGCTTAACGATTTCTGGCGTTACTCGGGGTGCCTTGGagttcatttttaaaagttcgatgtattgtttttttttattgtaaataaacCATTATTGTACATGTTTCGATAAGAGAACAAAAATGCTACCTGAAGACTTATTTGGGTTTGTAAAGTtatatagaaattcaaaattctagcaaattatgatttttttagttttcagaaTATGTTTGCGCCTTATCGTAGCaactagaaaattgaaaattcttctcgTTTTTATGTAAGCGTCATATACCTACTTCATAAATCACATCAACATTATTGAACTTTATACTCTTCAGAAAGTGTCTAATTTTGTGTAACACACCTAAGTTGAATGCGTTCACATAGCTCTTATTCATACCTGTTCATATTTCTAATGTTTGAATGCTAGATTAGTACAACATTCAACACCATTAGTCAAATAATTGACCTCCGAGCAAGGTATCATAAAACACTGCTAGGCGGGCCCATAAATATTCCTAGCCTTTTATGACCGACGTGCATGGGATGAAATCTTCGAAAGTAGGTAGTTTGAACCTGCATTGAGAGATCTTCTCCTTTTTCGAGTATATAATCAGGTAAGGCTAAGAGATTTGAATTTAGTTTTTAGAAATCTGTTATACACGAAGTACACGTTTGAGCTATCAATTGGATGGGATCTGGTGTAAGTTGCATTGGTGGAATGTGCGATCGACCAAACGACTGTACGACAATGGCAAGCTGTGGATTCGCGGGTTTTTCTACGGAACCATGCTACGGGTTTGGTTGTGGACTTCAACGGTTTATTCCAGAGGCGCCAATTCAGCCGCCTGTTTATAACTTCAACAATTTCGAGCAAGCACAACCGTACAAGAATCCATTTAAAGGCATCGATTTGAATACCGCTCGGATGACTGATAGTCGTGAGGTGGAGGAAGAATTGCGGATGGAAAGCATGATTCTTCGACAGAATGAAGATATTCCAATAGGTCGCTGTTCGACGCCGAGTTTGGCTTACTGTCAACATTGCGAGCATAATCATCGAGATCGTTGCTGTTTATACGTCGGTGATAACGATGATGATATAAATCGTTACTCAGCGTGGGCTCAAAACTTACACAATACGTCAGTGCAGCCGCAGAGCATTCCTCAGATTCCGGAAGCAATATCAGGTAATACAACTCCTCACTGGTTTCCCAGATTTACGTGCAGTGATCCTGATCAAAtaaggaaaattatgaaatacgGTCCTACGAAAACGTCCCCTTACATGAAACCCTTTTATCATCCTATGATGGGATACAACCAATTCCGAGAAAATCCCGAACCAGAAGTTTCTCCAAAACTCAGCTACTACCAGCAGTATATGTTGCATCTGAAACAGTTGACTGAGTTCTTTGATCAGCAGGAAAAAATAAAGCAACAAGAAATGCGCCCACCACCTTACACTGCACATCAGAACGATATTCCAGCGCCAGTTCATCCATTCATCCAACAATTCCACACTCATCACGTGTACAACGGCCCGGTTTATCTTCAGCAGCAGAGTCAACCATCGTACTTTGAACAAACGCAATCTGCGCAACATCACCAACAACAAACACCTGCCCCTAACTTCCATAACATGTATCAGCCGCAAGGAAACCATCTACCGATTCCAAACCCCATGGTCAATTATCAAAAGCAAACCCCACAAGACATGTCCTGCTACCCCTCGCAACCGGAAACCAGCTCAGCTCAATCGAATGGATTTTCATTTCCCCTTTGGATGTTATTCAACCAGAAGAAAGCGGAAGCCGAAATGGAGGCCCTCAGAAACGCGAACCTAAGGCGGGCGCCAATCCCGCCACCCCCGGGATACAGCAGTGTACCGCTCGCCGCGCGCCGACGGATTCCACCACCGCCCCCGCCAGGTTACGGGCACCGGTATCCAGCGTATGGCAACGTGTACCGGATTTCCGGCTGCGATGTGCAAATGGTCGATGTGGTCGACGAACAGTTGATGCAGATGGAACAACGCTACctgcaacagcaacaacaactgcAGCAGTTTTACGctcagttttagtttttaagctGTCAAGAAATTGATATGGTTACATTACTACTTCATTCAAAAGTGCAATCCATAATTTAAGTTtgtgtttgtatttatttagtTTGTAAATACCtgataaatgaataaattaatttataaaaacatttgtctaGTTTATTCGCTTGAAACACGTCGAACAATATTGCTTACCGAACATGTCTattaaacctttaaaaaatgGTGGCTCACGTCATACAGTTTTCTTGTCAGCTGTACGGATATTAATGA carries:
- the LOC129759219 gene encoding uncharacterized protein LOC129759219, whose amino-acid sequence is MYCWGANSHGQLGLGFRSESCENPQQLDVLPFDPQLIRTIAAGGGHTLVLVYPNAVYCCGWNSRGQLGLGHTEDVSQFQLIGGFDRFDAIASGWDVSGGLTSDGQLYLWGSNVWHQVASEGVKYRDKPERIELPGAKKATKICFGLRHTVILTDEGTLLLLGKTKWMQNVKMKEMSHEGMQFYELQCSEKIKDVVSGENHLVVKLERGAILCLGDNRFGQSPVGTDLNVHSRHIVKLDSGWSHSGYLTGEGRLHLWGRNNYGQLGVTVDVFNNNQSSLLPLDFEPSKVVDFCLGSQHGMALTENGLLHTWGWNEHGNCGTGGVDNVLTPTSVGGIKPIQKIAAGAGFCWAVPHNE